In Geotalea uraniireducens, one genomic interval encodes:
- a CDS encoding ATP-binding response regulator, whose product MDVVDKFEVERTPKSILVVDDEAVIRDLCARALRGYRVLQATDGEEALRLFGKGGIDVILTDVMMPKLNGIDLLRRLKEIEPTLVVIVMTGYAEKEIILNALKADADDFITKPLNLLQLKTAVDKALDKKALKEEIANLKSMDRLKSNFLSLISHKFRTPLTTISLFLQNLASGVYDPQDPESRKNLELIYGQSCYLESLVTELLAFSRFMDAGERTHLEPCRLDEILRHLARTSKEAASKPDVETVFDLDPLPLLPLDREKITFALSQVINNAFKFCYDAGTVMISLKAEGEGCRIVVQDSGVGIPREELPKIFEKFYQVDPDGAGQIRGFGLGLFYAREFVKLHGGQITVDSEPGQWTRVVITLPRLGLAGEQPVYPAAASPL is encoded by the coding sequence ATGGATGTCGTCGACAAATTTGAAGTAGAACGTACCCCTAAATCGATCCTGGTCGTCGACGACGAGGCGGTGATCCGCGATCTCTGCGCCCGGGCGCTCAGGGGGTACCGGGTCCTGCAGGCGACCGATGGCGAGGAGGCGCTCCGGCTGTTCGGCAAGGGGGGCATCGACGTCATCCTGACCGACGTGATGATGCCGAAACTGAACGGTATCGATCTCTTGCGGCGACTCAAAGAGATCGAGCCGACGCTGGTGGTGATCGTCATGACCGGCTATGCCGAGAAGGAGATCATCCTCAACGCGCTCAAGGCCGATGCCGACGACTTCATCACCAAGCCGCTCAACCTGCTCCAGCTCAAGACCGCCGTCGACAAAGCGCTCGACAAGAAGGCGCTCAAGGAAGAGATCGCCAACCTGAAGAGCATGGACCGGCTGAAGAGCAACTTCCTGTCGCTGATTTCCCACAAGTTCCGGACCCCGCTCACCACTATTTCACTCTTCCTGCAAAACCTGGCCAGCGGCGTCTACGATCCCCAGGATCCCGAATCGCGGAAAAACCTGGAGCTGATCTACGGCCAGTCCTGCTACCTGGAATCGCTGGTCACCGAACTGCTTGCCTTCAGCCGCTTCATGGACGCCGGCGAGAGGACGCACCTGGAGCCGTGCCGGCTCGACGAAATCCTCCGCCACCTGGCCCGCACCTCCAAGGAGGCGGCCAGCAAGCCCGACGTCGAGACGGTCTTCGATCTCGATCCGCTGCCGCTCTTGCCGCTCGACCGGGAAAAAATCACCTTCGCCCTCAGCCAGGTGATCAATAACGCCTTCAAGTTTTGCTACGATGCCGGTACGGTGATGATCTCCCTGAAAGCGGAAGGCGAGGGGTGCCGGATCGTCGTCCAGGATAGCGGCGTGGGGATCCCCCGCGAGGAACTGCCGAAGATCTTCGAAAAATTCTACCAGGTCGACCCGGACGGCGCCGGCCAGATCCGTGGTTTTGGCCTCGGCCTGTTCTACGCCCGGGAGTTCGTCAAGCTCCATGGCGGTCAGATTACCGTCGACAGCGAACCGGGGCAGTGGACCCGGGTGGTGATCACCCTCCCCCGTCTCGGCCTGGCCGGCGAACAGCCGGTTTACCCGGCCGCCGCAAGTCCTCTTTGA
- the alaS gene encoding alanine--tRNA ligase, with amino-acid sequence MTGTELRARFLKFFADRDHTIVASSPLIPRNDPTLLFANAGMNQFKDVFLGLEKRDYRRACTAQKCVRAGGKHNDLENVGRTARHHTFFEMLGNFSFGDYFKKEAIAFAWEFLTKELGLDKERLYVSVYTDDDEAADIWHLQEGVPRERIFRFGEKDNFWSMGDTGPCGPCSEIFYDNGPEVGCGSPDCTVGCDCDRYMEIWNNVFMQFNRAADGTLTPLPKPSVDTGMGLERITTVMQGVTSNYDTDLLQGIIRHVERLAGKQYRANAKDDVSMRVIADHARATTFLICDGVLPSNEGRGYVLRRIMRRAARHAKMLGFAEPVLYRIVDAVNEVMGGAYPELFEREEYIKKVVRAEEERFAETLDNGLRILNDEVARLKGEGQSVIPGEVLFRLHDTYGFPTDLTADIVESEGFSIDEAGFEVCMERQREQAREHWKGSGEEGIAAIYKELHNRGLRSAFVGYHEQSAYSVITALVRDGVEVAEARSGEEVEVVVETTPFYGASGGQVGDTGTISTGSAHFRVDETLRPYPDLVVHRGTVIEGTLKNSDACDLKLATADRQATARNHTATHLLQSALRQVLGEHIKQAGSLVAPDRLRFDFTHFTAMSPDELRRTEDLVNSYIMVNEAVDVREMDVDEAMESGATALFGEKYGDRVRVVKVGEVSAELCGGTHVRAAGDIGFFKIVSEAGIAAGVRRIEALTGMGAVRYAQELEDEKRQIAQLIKAEGGDNLDRLQKLLTRQRDLQREVETLQGRLNAAQSADLLAGARAIGGVKVLAVTVTVDDPKGLRELADTLKDRLGSGIVVLGCTTGERVNLLVAVTRDLTDRYKAGELVKQLAPLVGGSGGGKPELAQAGGNRPDQLAAALESVYTLIS; translated from the coding sequence ATGACCGGAACAGAACTACGTGCCAGATTCCTGAAATTCTTCGCCGACCGCGACCACACCATCGTTGCCAGCTCGCCGCTCATTCCGCGGAACGACCCGACCCTCCTCTTCGCCAATGCCGGGATGAACCAGTTCAAAGACGTCTTCCTCGGCCTCGAAAAGCGCGATTACCGCCGGGCCTGCACCGCCCAGAAATGCGTCCGGGCGGGAGGGAAGCACAACGACCTGGAGAATGTCGGTCGGACTGCCCGCCACCATACCTTCTTCGAGATGCTCGGCAACTTCTCCTTCGGCGACTACTTCAAGAAAGAGGCGATCGCCTTCGCCTGGGAATTCCTGACCAAGGAGCTGGGGCTCGACAAGGAGCGCCTCTACGTCTCGGTCTATACCGACGATGACGAGGCGGCGGACATCTGGCACCTCCAGGAAGGGGTCCCGCGGGAGCGGATCTTCCGCTTCGGCGAGAAAGACAATTTCTGGTCGATGGGCGATACCGGCCCCTGCGGCCCCTGCTCCGAGATCTTCTACGACAATGGTCCCGAGGTCGGCTGCGGCAGCCCCGACTGTACGGTTGGCTGCGACTGCGACCGCTACATGGAGATCTGGAACAACGTCTTCATGCAGTTCAACCGGGCCGCCGACGGCACCCTGACCCCCCTCCCCAAGCCGTCCGTCGATACCGGCATGGGGCTGGAGCGGATCACCACCGTCATGCAGGGGGTCACCTCCAACTACGACACCGACCTGCTGCAGGGGATCATCCGCCATGTCGAGCGGCTCGCCGGCAAGCAGTATCGCGCCAATGCCAAGGATGACGTCTCGATGCGGGTGATCGCCGACCATGCCCGGGCCACCACGTTCCTGATCTGCGACGGCGTGCTGCCGTCCAACGAGGGGCGGGGCTACGTCCTGCGCCGGATCATGCGCCGGGCGGCCCGCCATGCCAAGATGCTCGGTTTTGCCGAGCCGGTCCTCTACCGGATCGTCGATGCGGTCAACGAGGTGATGGGCGGGGCCTATCCCGAGCTTTTCGAGCGGGAAGAGTATATCAAGAAGGTTGTCCGGGCCGAGGAGGAGCGATTTGCCGAAACCCTCGACAACGGCCTCCGCATTCTCAACGACGAGGTCGCCCGGCTCAAGGGGGAAGGGCAGAGCGTCATCCCCGGCGAGGTGCTGTTCCGCCTCCACGACACCTACGGCTTCCCGACCGACCTGACCGCCGACATCGTCGAGAGCGAGGGGTTCTCCATCGACGAAGCCGGCTTCGAGGTCTGCATGGAGCGGCAGCGGGAGCAGGCCCGGGAGCACTGGAAAGGCTCCGGCGAAGAGGGGATCGCCGCCATCTACAAGGAGCTGCACAACCGCGGCCTGCGGAGCGCCTTCGTCGGCTACCATGAGCAGAGCGCCTACTCCGTCATCACCGCCCTGGTGCGTGACGGTGTCGAGGTTGCCGAGGCGCGGAGCGGCGAAGAGGTCGAAGTGGTCGTCGAAACAACCCCGTTCTACGGCGCTTCGGGCGGCCAGGTGGGGGATACCGGCACCATTTCCACCGGCAGCGCCCATTTCCGGGTCGACGAGACCCTGCGGCCCTATCCCGATCTGGTCGTCCATCGCGGCACCGTGATCGAGGGGACCCTGAAGAACAGCGATGCGTGCGACCTCAAGCTGGCGACCGCCGACCGCCAGGCGACGGCGCGCAACCATACCGCTACCCACCTGTTGCAGTCGGCGTTGCGCCAGGTGCTCGGCGAGCATATCAAACAGGCCGGTTCGCTGGTCGCCCCCGACCGGCTCCGCTTCGACTTCACCCATTTTACCGCCATGTCGCCTGACGAGCTGCGCCGGACCGAAGACTTGGTCAACAGTTACATCATGGTCAACGAAGCGGTCGACGTCCGGGAGATGGACGTCGACGAGGCGATGGAGAGCGGCGCCACGGCGCTGTTCGGCGAAAAATATGGCGATCGGGTCCGGGTGGTCAAGGTCGGCGAAGTGAGCGCCGAGTTGTGCGGCGGCACCCACGTCCGGGCGGCCGGCGACATCGGCTTCTTCAAGATCGTCTCCGAGGCGGGGATCGCCGCAGGCGTCCGGCGGATCGAGGCGCTGACCGGCATGGGGGCAGTGCGCTACGCCCAGGAGCTCGAAGACGAAAAGCGGCAGATTGCCCAGCTGATCAAGGCCGAGGGAGGCGACAACCTGGACCGGCTGCAGAAACTCCTCACCCGACAGCGAGACCTGCAGCGGGAAGTCGAAACCCTCCAGGGACGGCTCAACGCCGCTCAGTCGGCCGACCTGCTGGCAGGGGCCCGGGCGATCGGCGGGGTCAAGGTCCTGGCGGTAACGGTGACGGTGGACGACCCGAAGGGGCTGCGCGAGCTGGCCGATACCCTCAAGGACCGGCTCGGCTCCGGGATCGTCGTGCTCGGCTGTACCACGGGCGAGCGGGTCAATCTGCTGGTGGCGGTGACCCGGGACCTGACCGACCGTTACAAAGCCGGCGAGCTGGTCAAGCAGCTGGCGCCGCTGGTTGGCGGCAGCGGCGGCGGCAAGCCCGAACTGGCCCAGGCAGGGGGGAACCGTCCCGACCAGTTGGCCGCAGCGCTGGAAAGCGTCTATACCCTGATCTCCTGA
- a CDS encoding competence/damage-inducible protein A: protein MKAALLSIGDELLLGETVDTNAAVIAGRLYGVGVAVRRQLTVGDDEEAIAEALDSLAAEHQLVIATGGLGPTDDDVTARAAAQASGRRLVLHEEALARLQDFFARRGREMHPANERQCLLPARVTLVPNPTGTASGFQLLHRDCLLIFLPGVPGEMVRMLEETVLPLVLARRDESRVVRTRQLTLFGVSEAEIGARLTGLTVARPGLGVAYCVDYPLVQVRLRGEGDGSEAVQRLLDGAAAEVRERLGEHIVAEDGESIDLAVARLFREKRVSLALAESCTGGLIAKRITDVAGSSAYFLLGAVTYANGAKVRLLDVPEELLAAKGAVSAEVAMAMAKGARRLAGSDLALAVTGIAGPEGGDAVKPVGTVFIALADRAGCTSKEYRFSGSRDQIRTVTAVTALDWLRRRLLTL, encoded by the coding sequence ATGAAGGCCGCGCTCCTTTCCATCGGCGACGAGCTGTTGCTCGGGGAAACCGTCGATACTAACGCGGCGGTCATTGCCGGCCGGCTCTATGGGGTAGGGGTCGCCGTCCGGCGGCAGCTGACCGTCGGGGACGACGAAGAGGCGATTGCCGAGGCCCTCGATAGCCTGGCGGCGGAACACCAGCTGGTGATCGCCACCGGCGGCCTCGGCCCGACCGACGACGATGTCACCGCCCGGGCTGCTGCCCAGGCCAGCGGTCGCCGGCTGGTGCTCCACGAGGAGGCGCTGGCCCGGCTGCAGGATTTCTTCGCCCGGCGGGGACGGGAGATGCATCCGGCCAACGAGCGGCAATGCCTGCTGCCGGCCCGGGTGACGCTGGTGCCGAACCCGACCGGCACGGCCAGCGGTTTCCAGCTCCTCCATCGGGACTGCCTGCTGATCTTTCTCCCCGGAGTGCCGGGGGAGATGGTGCGGATGCTGGAGGAGACGGTCCTGCCGCTCGTCCTGGCACGGCGGGACGAGTCACGGGTTGTCCGGACCAGACAACTGACGCTCTTCGGGGTGTCGGAGGCGGAGATCGGCGCCCGGTTGACCGGCCTGACCGTGGCCCGCCCCGGTCTCGGCGTCGCTTACTGTGTCGACTATCCGCTGGTGCAGGTCCGGCTGCGGGGGGAAGGGGACGGCAGCGAGGCAGTCCAGCGGCTGCTCGACGGGGCGGCGGCGGAGGTTCGGGAACGGCTCGGCGAGCATATCGTTGCCGAAGACGGCGAGAGCATCGACCTTGCCGTGGCCCGGCTGTTCCGCGAGAAGCGGGTGAGCCTCGCCCTGGCCGAGTCGTGTACCGGCGGCCTCATTGCCAAGCGGATCACCGATGTGGCCGGCAGCTCGGCCTATTTCCTCCTCGGGGCGGTTACCTATGCCAACGGGGCGAAGGTGCGGCTGTTGGACGTGCCCGAAGAGTTGCTGGCGGCGAAGGGGGCGGTCAGCGCCGAAGTTGCCATGGCCATGGCGAAGGGAGCCCGGCGGCTCGCCGGCAGCGACCTCGCCCTGGCCGTCACCGGTATCGCCGGCCCGGAGGGGGGCGATGCCGTCAAGCCGGTCGGGACGGTCTTCATCGCCCTGGCGGACCGGGCCGGCTGCACGAGCAAGGAGTATCGTTTTTCCGGTAGCAGGGACCAGATCAGGACGGTTACTGCAGTCACGGCACTGGATTGGCTGAGGAGGCGGCTTTTGACCCTCTGA
- the recA gene encoding recombinase RecA, whose translation MTQEREKAIELALSQIEKQFGKGAIMRLGAEEALPDVAAIPTGSLSLDLALGVGGVPRGRIIEIFGPESSGKTTLALHIVAEAQKLGGIAAFIDAEHALDIGYGRKLGVKTDDLLVSQPDTGEQALDIAEMLVRSGAIDVLVIDSVAALVPKAEIEGDMGDSHMGLQARLMSQALRKLTAIISKSNCCVIFINQIRMKIGVMFGNPETTTGGNALKFYASVRLDIRKIASLKQGNDIVGSRTRVKVVKNKVAPPFKEVEFDIFYGEGISREGDLLDLAVDKGIVDKSGAWFSFGSERIGQGRENARVFLREHPEIAAEVEGKLFAAVGLAPKESGEGQG comes from the coding sequence GTGACACAGGAACGCGAAAAAGCGATTGAGCTGGCCCTCAGCCAGATCGAAAAGCAGTTCGGCAAGGGCGCGATCATGCGGCTCGGCGCGGAAGAGGCGCTCCCCGACGTGGCCGCCATTCCCACCGGCTCACTCTCCCTCGACCTGGCCCTCGGTGTCGGCGGGGTCCCCCGCGGGCGGATCATCGAGATCTTCGGTCCCGAGTCGTCGGGTAAGACAACCCTCGCTCTCCATATCGTCGCCGAAGCGCAGAAGCTCGGGGGGATTGCCGCCTTCATCGACGCCGAGCATGCCCTCGATATCGGTTACGGCCGGAAGCTCGGGGTGAAGACCGACGATCTGCTCGTCTCCCAGCCCGATACCGGCGAACAGGCCCTCGACATCGCCGAGATGCTGGTGCGAAGCGGCGCCATCGACGTCCTGGTCATCGACTCGGTGGCGGCCCTGGTCCCCAAGGCGGAGATCGAGGGGGACATGGGCGATTCCCACATGGGGCTGCAGGCCCGGCTGATGTCCCAGGCGCTGCGCAAGCTGACCGCCATCATTTCCAAGTCGAACTGTTGCGTCATTTTCATTAACCAGATCCGGATGAAGATCGGGGTGATGTTCGGCAACCCGGAGACCACTACCGGCGGCAACGCCCTCAAGTTCTATGCCTCGGTCCGGCTCGATATCCGCAAGATCGCCTCCCTCAAGCAGGGGAACGATATCGTCGGCTCCCGGACCCGGGTCAAGGTGGTGAAGAACAAGGTCGCGCCGCCTTTCAAGGAGGTCGAGTTCGACATCTTCTACGGCGAGGGGATTTCCCGCGAGGGAGACCTGCTCGATCTGGCGGTGGACAAGGGGATCGTCGACAAGAGCGGCGCCTGGTTTTCCTTCGGCAGCGAACGGATCGGCCAGGGGCGCGAGAATGCCCGCGTCTTCCTCCGCGAGCATCCGGAAATCGCCGCCGAGGTGGAAGGAAAGCTGTTCGCCGCGGTCGGCCTGGCGCCCAAGGAGAGCGGCGAAGGACAGGGGTAG
- the argB gene encoding acetylglutamate kinase: MQKLIEKANTLMEALPYIRRFSGKTIVIKYGGHAMADEALKESFALDVILLKSLGINPVVVHGGGPQINETLKRYGIVSEFVKGMRVTDAATMAVVEMVLTGQVNKEVVGYLNQHGGRAVGLSGKDGSLLLCEKLLQEVKREDGTSERVDIGFVGDVVKVNQELIQTLEHGKFLPVIAPIGVGEHGESYNVNADLVAGRVAGALKAEKLILLTDVEGVKDRDGRLLSSITRDDVPRLIDDGVITGGMIPKVSCCVDALAEGVKKAHIIDGRVQHAILLEIFTDVGVGTEFK, translated from the coding sequence ATGCAGAAGCTGATCGAGAAAGCCAACACCCTCATGGAAGCGCTGCCCTACATCCGGCGCTTTTCCGGCAAGACCATCGTCATCAAATACGGCGGCCACGCCATGGCGGACGAGGCGCTCAAAGAGTCCTTCGCCCTCGACGTGATCCTCCTCAAGTCGCTCGGCATCAACCCGGTGGTGGTGCACGGCGGCGGTCCCCAGATCAATGAGACCCTCAAGCGCTACGGTATCGTCTCCGAATTCGTCAAGGGGATGCGGGTCACCGACGCCGCCACTATGGCGGTGGTCGAGATGGTCCTTACCGGCCAGGTCAACAAGGAAGTGGTCGGCTATCTCAACCAGCACGGCGGCCGGGCGGTCGGTCTCTCCGGCAAGGACGGCAGCCTGCTGCTCTGCGAAAAGCTCCTCCAGGAGGTGAAACGGGAGGACGGGACGAGCGAGCGGGTCGATATCGGCTTTGTCGGCGACGTGGTCAAGGTAAACCAGGAACTGATCCAGACCCTGGAGCACGGCAAATTCCTGCCGGTGATCGCGCCGATCGGCGTCGGCGAGCATGGCGAGAGCTACAACGTCAATGCCGATCTGGTGGCCGGCCGGGTGGCCGGTGCCCTCAAGGCCGAAAAGCTGATCCTCCTCACCGACGTCGAAGGGGTCAAGGACCGGGATGGCCGGCTGCTGTCGAGCATCACCCGGGATGACGTCCCGCGGCTGATCGACGACGGGGTGATCACCGGCGGCATGATCCCGAAGGTGAGCTGCTGCGTCGACGCGCTCGCCGAGGGGGTCAAGAAGGCGCATATCATCGACGGCCGGGTGCAGCATGCCATCCTGCTGGAAATCTTCACCGACGTTGGCGTCGGCACGGAGTTCAAGTAA
- a CDS encoding sensor histidine kinase has product MTTLSRDKLYRIIVWTAALALLGGGSTALILCSRQHAPFFDIHALLVLLLVATFVAVMVSFHRVRSSEERAHVRELMQVQRELDKSVRRYRSLLEGAGTAIFVFSVDNGLLVEVNRRGTELLGYSKEEMPSLRIKDLLPEEDQEKFSSLVVRVVRRGRGRADGITFRRKGGDRFRGEIEARLIDLGDEKVVHATVRDITYKYRAERELRQRNRELSSLITLIERANREMDQDTVLEVTLRETVEVFGAAGGGIHLREREGHLVPAASWNVSPQLTAALGGDGPSGGLLERTAVTRSPLALEDLTASGADGIPAEIAAGWGGIAAVPLLAKDRVTGVMYLLSRDPRRFSEEEMRLFLSIADQMGIVIENVRLFNELKWKSDELMSSFRLLEKSSHELALSQHRLRNNLLLVERANLELERLDRMKSSFLGMISHEFRTPLTSIISGTEFLLTSRSAEFDSEARQVLDMINQGGERLSEIVNDILKVARLEAKTSPVTKTALCVGQVVRQVLAKLEPLIEERNLKIVTGNMEGLPPCSGDRDCFEEIFAELLGNSVKFTPDGGSVLIDARVVDRPALAAKRDTMARFNAGFYAEMGARCYLEVTVRDNGIGVSHDEQVKIFDKFYEIGEIRHHSSGKYKFLGKGAGLGLAIVKGMVEAHGGMVWVESVGTDAAARFGSAFIVLLPLEEGARPPVFPLADDRRLAAPTGMAADEE; this is encoded by the coding sequence ATGACAACATTATCACGCGACAAGCTTTACCGGATTATCGTCTGGACGGCAGCACTGGCGCTGCTCGGGGGGGGGAGTACCGCCCTGATCCTCTGTTCCCGCCAGCATGCGCCGTTCTTCGATATTCATGCCCTCCTCGTCCTGCTGCTGGTTGCCACGTTCGTGGCGGTGATGGTCAGTTTTCATCGGGTGCGGAGCAGCGAGGAGCGGGCTCATGTCCGGGAGCTGATGCAGGTGCAGCGGGAACTGGACAAGAGTGTGCGCCGTTACCGGAGCCTCCTGGAGGGGGCCGGAACGGCGATTTTCGTTTTCAGCGTCGACAACGGTCTGCTGGTTGAGGTGAACCGGCGGGGGACCGAACTGCTCGGCTACAGCAAAGAAGAGATGCCCTCTTTGCGGATCAAGGATTTGCTGCCTGAGGAAGACCAGGAGAAGTTTTCCTCGCTGGTGGTGCGGGTTGTCCGGCGCGGCCGGGGGCGGGCCGACGGGATCACCTTCCGGCGCAAGGGGGGGGACCGGTTCCGCGGTGAGATCGAGGCGCGGCTGATCGACCTGGGGGACGAAAAGGTGGTCCATGCCACCGTCCGGGACATCACCTACAAGTACCGCGCCGAGCGGGAACTTCGCCAGCGCAACCGGGAACTCTCCTCGCTCATCACCCTCATCGAGCGGGCCAACCGGGAGATGGACCAGGACACGGTGCTCGAGGTTACCCTGCGGGAGACGGTGGAGGTGTTCGGCGCCGCGGGCGGGGGGATTCATCTCCGGGAGCGGGAAGGACACCTGGTCCCCGCCGCCTCCTGGAACGTCTCGCCGCAGCTGACCGCCGCGCTTGGCGGCGATGGTCCGTCGGGAGGGCTGCTGGAGCGGACCGCCGTAACCCGGAGCCCGCTGGCCCTCGAAGACCTGACGGCGTCCGGCGCGGACGGGATCCCGGCGGAGATCGCCGCCGGTTGGGGGGGGATCGCCGCAGTGCCGCTGCTGGCCAAGGATCGGGTGACCGGCGTTATGTATCTGCTGAGCCGCGATCCGCGCCGCTTTTCCGAAGAGGAGATGCGGCTCTTTCTCTCCATTGCCGACCAGATGGGGATCGTCATCGAGAACGTCCGGCTGTTCAACGAACTCAAGTGGAAAAGCGACGAGCTGATGAGTTCTTTCCGGCTGCTGGAAAAAAGCAGCCACGAACTGGCCCTTTCCCAGCACCGGCTCCGCAACAACCTGCTGCTCGTCGAGCGGGCGAACCTTGAACTGGAACGGCTCGACCGGATGAAGAGCAGTTTCCTCGGCATGATCTCCCACGAGTTCCGGACGCCGCTCACCAGCATCATCAGCGGCACCGAATTTCTACTCACCTCCCGGTCGGCGGAATTCGACAGCGAAGCCCGCCAGGTCCTCGACATGATAAACCAGGGGGGCGAACGGCTCTCCGAAATCGTCAATGACATCCTCAAGGTGGCGCGCCTCGAGGCGAAGACCTCCCCGGTCACCAAGACCGCCCTCTGCGTCGGCCAGGTGGTCCGGCAGGTGCTCGCCAAGCTCGAACCGCTCATCGAGGAGCGTAACCTCAAGATCGTTACGGGAAACATGGAAGGGCTGCCGCCGTGCAGCGGCGACCGGGACTGCTTCGAGGAGATCTTCGCCGAACTGCTCGGCAACTCGGTCAAGTTCACTCCCGACGGCGGGAGCGTGCTGATCGATGCCCGGGTTGTTGACCGGCCGGCACTGGCCGCCAAGCGGGACACGATGGCCCGTTTCAATGCCGGCTTCTACGCCGAGATGGGGGCCCGTTGTTACCTGGAGGTGACGGTGCGGGACAACGGTATCGGGGTCAGCCACGACGAGCAGGTGAAGATTTTCGACAAGTTTTACGAGATCGGCGAGATTCGCCATCATTCCAGCGGCAAGTACAAATTCCTCGGCAAGGGGGCCGGCCTCGGCCTGGCCATTGTCAAGGGAATGGTGGAGGCCCATGGCGGCATGGTCTGGGTGGAGAGCGTCGGGACGGATGCCGCCGCCCGCTTCGGCAGCGCCTTTATCGTCCTGCTGCCGCTGGAGGAGGGGGCGCGGCCGCCGGTTTTTCCCCTCGCCGACGACCGGCGGCTGGCGGCGCCGACCGGGATGGCGGCCGACGAGGAGTGA
- a CDS encoding regulatory protein RecX, with amino-acid sequence MDRPQNGFAAALAILTRRDHSELELIRKLERKGFAPAEIAETVARLRDCGYLDDRRLAGRLVETALASGRLAGFRLRQELRRRGIPPELAAEALARETAGYDERAAIGELLARKFPRLTAAADPREKRRAVGWFLRRGFSLANVLAALQVAEHEIDP; translated from the coding sequence ATGGACCGGCCGCAAAACGGCTTTGCCGCTGCCCTGGCGATCCTCACCCGCCGCGACCACAGCGAGCTGGAGCTGATCCGGAAGCTCGAACGGAAGGGGTTTGCGCCGGCGGAGATTGCCGAGACCGTTGCCCGGCTCCGCGATTGCGGCTACCTCGACGATCGGCGGCTGGCTGGGCGGCTGGTTGAAACCGCACTGGCCAGCGGGCGGCTGGCCGGCTTCCGTCTCCGGCAGGAACTGCGTCGCCGGGGGATTCCGCCGGAGCTGGCGGCGGAGGCACTGGCCCGGGAGACGGCCGGGTACGACGAACGGGCCGCCATCGGCGAGCTGCTGGCGCGGAAATTCCCCCGTCTCACGGCGGCGGCCGATCCCCGGGAGAAGCGGCGGGCGGTCGGCTGGTTCCTCCGCCGGGGCTTTTCCCTGGCCAACGTCCTGGCCGCCCTGCAGGTGGCCGAACACGAAATTGACCCATGA
- a CDS encoding type IV pilus twitching motility protein PilT, with protein MELNEILAVAVRAKASDVHIKTGLPPVVRIDGRLRPIPNAPRLAPDQVRAMAFAIMNERQQRIFEEHYEVDLAYGVPGLGRFRVSAYSQRGTVAMVFRFIPFGIPSLEALNLPPVLKKLALEERGLLLVTGTTGSGKSTTLAAMIDYINENRTCNIITVEDPVEYLHRDKKSILSQREVGFDTLSFADALKGALRQDPDVILVGEMRDLETIETAMHAAETGHLVMSTLHTLDAAETVNRIISVFPPYHQRQIRIQLSGVLRGVISQRLVPRADGKGRVPAVEIMIGTARIREYIDDKDKTKLLPEAIAQGYTTYGMQTFDQSLMQLYTQKLITYEEALRQSSNPDDFALKVSGISSTSDSTWDQFVHDEEPPVEGDGGAVPDKY; from the coding sequence ATGGAGCTGAATGAAATCCTTGCGGTGGCGGTAAGGGCGAAAGCCTCCGATGTCCATATCAAGACCGGCCTGCCGCCGGTAGTCCGGATCGATGGCCGGCTGCGGCCGATCCCGAATGCGCCGCGGCTGGCGCCCGATCAGGTCCGGGCAATGGCCTTCGCGATCATGAACGAGCGCCAGCAGCGAATCTTCGAGGAACACTACGAGGTCGACCTGGCCTATGGTGTCCCCGGTCTCGGCCGCTTCCGGGTCAGTGCCTACTCCCAGCGCGGCACCGTCGCCATGGTGTTCCGTTTCATCCCGTTCGGCATCCCCTCCCTCGAAGCGCTTAACCTGCCGCCGGTCCTGAAAAAGCTGGCCCTGGAGGAGCGGGGGCTGCTGCTGGTCACCGGGACCACCGGCAGCGGTAAATCGACCACCCTGGCGGCGATGATCGATTACATCAACGAAAACCGGACCTGCAACATCATCACCGTTGAGGACCCGGTCGAATACCTCCACCGGGATAAAAAGAGCATCCTGAGCCAGCGGGAAGTCGGCTTCGACACCCTGTCGTTCGCCGATGCCCTCAAGGGCGCCCTCCGCCAGGACCCGGACGTGATCCTGGTCGGCGAGATGCGCGACCTGGAGACGATCGAGACTGCCATGCACGCCGCCGAAACCGGCCACCTGGTGATGTCGACGCTCCATACCCTCGACGCGGCCGAAACGGTCAACCGGATCATCTCGGTCTTCCCGCCGTACCACCAGCGGCAGATCAGGATCCAGCTGTCGGGGGTGTTGCGCGGCGTCATCTCCCAGCGGCTGGTGCCGCGGGCCGACGGCAAGGGGCGGGTGCCGGCGGTGGAGATCATGATCGGCACCGCCCGAATCCGCGAGTACATTGACGACAAGGACAAGACCAAACTGTTGCCGGAGGCGATCGCCCAGGGGTACACCACCTACGGGATGCAGACCTTCGACCAGTCGCTGATGCAGCTCTACACCCAGAAGCTGATCACCTACGAAGAAGCGTTGCGCCAATCCTCCAACCCGGACGATTTCGCCCTCAAGGTGTCGGGTATTTCGTCAACGTCGGACAGCACCTGGGACCAGTTTGTCCATGACGAGGAACCGCCGGTTGAAGGTGACGGGGGCGCAGTTCCCGACAAATACTAG